A region of the Blattabacterium cuenoti genome:
TCCTAAAATCCTATTAGCTATTCTTTCTGGATAAAAAATTTCTATATCTTCTATTTTTTCTCCATTGCTAATAAATTTTATAGGCTTTCCAATGACACTAGACATAGTAATAGCTGCTCCTCCTCTACTATCCCCATCTAATTTAGTCATTACGATCCCATCAAAATTTAGAATACGAGAAAAAATTTGAGCCGTATTTATAGCGTCTTGTCCAGTCATGGAATCCACCACGAATAAAGTTTCATCTGGGTGAAAATACTGATAAATTTTTTGAATTTCATCCATCATCTTTTTATCAATAGCTAATCGACCTGCAGTATCAATAATAACTACATTATACTTTTTTTTAGAGGCATAAATAAGAGATTTCTCAATAATCTCGATGACATTTTTATTTTCTTTTAAAAAGAAAACAGGAAGATGAACTTGATCTGCAATAATTTTCAGTTGATCTATAGCTGCAGGACGATAAGTATCTGCAGCTACTAATAAAGGATTTTTATTTTTTTTTCTACACAAAAAAAAAGCGAGCTTAGAAGAAAAAGAAGTCTTTCCACTTCCTTGTAACCCACAAATTAAAATAATGGAAGGATTATTAGAAATATTTATTTTTCTATTCTTTTTTCCCATGAGGGTGACTAACTCATCATATACTAGTTTGATAATTAAATGTTTTGGATTTAAAGAAGTTAATACTTTTTTACCTAAAGATTTTTCTTTAACTTTTTGAACAAAAATTTTAGCAATCTTGTAATTAACATCAGCATCAATAAGAGCTCTATGAATTTCTTTCATAGTCTCTGCAATATTTATTTCAGTTATTTTGCTATTTCCCTTTAAAATATGAAAAGCTTTATTCAATTTTTTTTGTAAATGTTCAAACATAAACGTTTATTTTTTTTTTACATACGATCAAGCATTTTTATGCCTAATAAATTCATTCCAGATTTTAAAATGTTCCCTGTCACATGAATGATATTCATACAAATATTACTATGAATTATAT
Encoded here:
- the ffh gene encoding signal recognition particle protein, whose product is MFEHLQKKLNKAFHILKGNSKITEINIAETMKEIHRALIDADVNYKIAKIFVQKVKEKSLGKKVLTSLNPKHLIIKLVYDELVTLMGKKNRKINISNNPSIILICGLQGSGKTSFSSKLAFFLCRKKNKNPLLVAADTYRPAAIDQLKIIADQVHLPVFFLKENKNVIEIIEKSLIYASKKKYNVVIIDTAGRLAIDKKMMDEIQKIYQYFHPDETLFVVDSMTGQDAINTAQIFSRILNFDGIVMTKLDGDSRGGAAITMSSVIGKPIKFISNGEKIEDIEIFYPERIANRILGMGDIVSLVEKVQEQFNEEETQKIYKKISKNRFNFEDLLKQLQQVKKIGSMKNLMSMIPGMDKFFEHKNEKKDSFKEIESIILSMTPYERNHPKILDDVRRKKRISKGSGVSLREIDLFLKQFYSISKMMKTIHPNSGSQMIKNFISKMMNKENSI